A window of the Pseudomonas furukawaii genome harbors these coding sequences:
- the hemC gene encoding hydroxymethylbilane synthase, with product MSREIRIATRKSALALWQAEYVKSRLEAAHPGLKVSLVPMVSKGDKLLDAPLAKIGGKGLFVKELETALLEHEADIAVHSMKDVPMDFPEGLGLYCICEREDPRDAFVSNTHDSLDALPAGSVVGTSSLRRQAQLLARRPDLKIQFLRGNVNTRLAKLDAGDYDAIILAAAGLIRLGFEDRIRASISVEDSLPAGGQGAVGIECRTADSEIHALLAPLHHPDTALRVTAERALNKRLNGGCQVPIACYAVLEGEQLWLRGLVGQPDGGQLLRAEARAASADAERLGVQVADELLQLGAGEILKAVYGEAGHP from the coding sequence ATGTCCCGCGAGATCCGCATCGCCACCCGCAAGAGTGCCCTGGCCCTGTGGCAGGCCGAATACGTCAAGTCGCGCCTCGAGGCCGCCCATCCCGGCCTGAAGGTCAGCCTGGTGCCCATGGTCAGCAAGGGCGACAAGCTGCTGGATGCCCCGCTGGCCAAGATCGGCGGCAAGGGCCTGTTCGTGAAGGAACTGGAAACCGCGCTGCTGGAGCACGAGGCCGACATCGCCGTGCACTCCATGAAGGACGTGCCCATGGATTTTCCGGAAGGCCTCGGGCTCTACTGCATCTGCGAGCGTGAGGACCCCCGGGACGCCTTCGTCTCCAACACCCATGACAGCCTCGACGCGCTGCCCGCCGGTAGCGTGGTGGGCACCTCCAGCCTGCGCCGCCAGGCCCAGTTGCTGGCTCGTCGCCCCGACCTGAAGATCCAGTTCCTGCGGGGCAACGTGAACACTCGCCTGGCCAAGCTGGACGCCGGCGACTACGACGCCATCATCCTTGCCGCCGCCGGCCTGATCCGCCTGGGCTTCGAGGATCGAATCCGCGCCTCCATCAGCGTCGAAGACAGCCTGCCCGCCGGTGGCCAGGGGGCCGTGGGCATCGAGTGCCGTACCGCCGACAGCGAGATCCACGCCCTGCTGGCGCCGCTGCATCACCCGGACACCGCCCTGAGGGTCACCGCCGAGCGCGCCCTGAACAAGCGCCTGAACGGCGGTTGCCAGGTGCCTATCGCCTGTTACGCGGTGCTCGAGGGCGAACAGCTCTGGCTCCGTGGCCTGGTGGGCCAGCCCGATGGCGGCCAGTTGCTGCGCGCCGAAGCCCGTGCCGCCAGCGCCGACGCCGAGCGTTTGGGGGTGCAGGTAGCCGATGAGTTGCTGCAGCTGGGCGCTGGCGAGATCCTCAAGGCCGTCTATGGCGAGGCCGGTCACCCGTGA
- a CDS encoding LytR/AlgR family response regulator transcription factor — MNVLIVDDEPLARERLSRLVGDLDGYRVLEPAASNGEEALTLIDSLKPDVVLLDIRMPGLDGLQVAARLCEKEAPPAVIFCTAHDEFALEAFQVSAVGYLVKPVRSESLAEALKKAERPNRVQLAALTRPAAVSGSGPRSHISARTRKGIELIPLDQVVYFIADHKYVTLRHEHGEVLLDEPLKALEDEFGDRFVRIHRNALVARERIERLQRTPLGHFQLFLKGLNGDALTVSRRHVAGVRKMMNSL; from the coding sequence ATGAATGTCCTGATCGTCGACGATGAACCCCTTGCCCGCGAGCGCCTCAGCCGTCTGGTCGGAGATCTCGATGGGTACCGTGTCCTGGAGCCTGCCGCCAGCAATGGCGAGGAGGCGCTCACCCTCATCGACAGCCTGAAGCCGGATGTCGTCCTGCTGGACATTCGCATGCCCGGGCTGGACGGGCTTCAGGTGGCCGCCCGGCTCTGCGAGAAGGAGGCGCCGCCGGCGGTGATCTTCTGCACGGCCCATGACGAATTCGCCCTCGAGGCCTTCCAGGTCAGCGCCGTTGGCTACCTGGTCAAGCCGGTGCGGTCCGAGTCCCTGGCCGAGGCCCTGAAGAAGGCCGAACGCCCCAACCGCGTGCAACTCGCCGCGCTGACCCGCCCCGCCGCGGTCAGCGGGAGTGGTCCCCGAAGTCACATCAGCGCCCGTACCCGGAAAGGCATCGAGCTGATCCCCCTGGATCAGGTGGTCTACTTCATCGCCGACCACAAGTACGTGACCCTGCGCCATGAGCACGGCGAAGTGCTGCTGGACGAACCCCTGAAGGCCCTGGAGGACGAATTCGGCGACCGATTCGTGCGAATCCACCGCAACGCCCTGGTGGCCCGCGAGCGCATCGAGCGGCTGCAGCGCACGCCCCTGGGGCACTTCCAACTGTTCCTCAAGGGCCTCAATGGCGATGCCCTGACCGTCAGTCGCCGGCATGTCGCGGGCGTGCGCAAGATGATGAACAGCCTGTAG
- a CDS encoding sensor histidine kinase, translating into MSKRLKKKVRARSAHDDFFLPELCLPEALLGLVLLAELLVLVLVLAEPMLPSFNWVRLALTSLFVQWIVLLSAALLCQLRPLLARMRASVAGGICCALVVGLTLAGTGVADYFDLGGPLPRHGEVNLYLRHGLISLIMSTLLLRYFYLQSQWRKQQQAELRARIESLQARIRPHFLFNSLNSIASLVVIDPDKAEQAVLDLSDLFRASLAKPGTLVDWGEELELAKRYLSIEQYRLGDRLQLDWQVDEVPEDLPIPQLTLQPLLENALIHGIQPRIEGGLVRIEADYRDGMFRLCVSNPYDETQDPSPSKGTQQALRNIDARLVALFGPRASLSVERRDGRHFTCLRYPCARLTQEARAI; encoded by the coding sequence ATGTCGAAGCGCCTGAAGAAAAAAGTGCGTGCCAGAAGCGCGCACGACGATTTCTTCCTGCCCGAGCTCTGCTTGCCCGAGGCCTTGCTCGGCCTGGTTCTGCTGGCCGAGTTGCTGGTGCTGGTGCTGGTGCTGGCCGAGCCGATGCTGCCCAGCTTCAACTGGGTGCGCCTGGCACTGACGTCCCTCTTCGTGCAGTGGATCGTGCTGCTCTCGGCGGCGTTGCTCTGCCAGCTGCGCCCGTTGCTGGCGCGTATGCGGGCCTCCGTGGCCGGAGGCATCTGCTGTGCCCTGGTGGTGGGGCTGACCCTGGCCGGCACCGGCGTGGCCGACTACTTCGACTTGGGCGGCCCGCTGCCGCGCCATGGGGAGGTCAACCTTTACCTGCGTCACGGCCTTATCAGCCTGATCATGTCGACGCTGCTGCTGCGCTACTTCTACCTCCAGAGCCAATGGCGCAAGCAGCAGCAGGCCGAGCTCCGGGCCCGAATCGAATCCCTGCAGGCGCGTATTCGCCCGCACTTCCTGTTCAACAGCCTGAACAGCATCGCCAGCCTGGTGGTCATCGATCCGGACAAGGCCGAGCAGGCCGTGCTGGACCTTTCCGACCTGTTCCGCGCCAGCCTGGCCAAGCCCGGCACCCTGGTGGATTGGGGCGAGGAGCTGGAACTGGCGAAACGATATCTCTCGATCGAGCAATATCGTCTCGGAGACCGGCTACAGTTGGATTGGCAGGTGGATGAAGTTCCGGAGGATCTGCCCATTCCCCAGTTGACGCTGCAGCCTTTGCTGGAAAATGCCCTGATCCATGGCATCCAGCCGCGCATCGAGGGGGGGCTGGTGCGGATCGAAGCGGACTACCGCGACGGCATGTTCCGTCTCTGCGTGAGCAACCCTTACGACGAGACCCAGGACCCGTCGCCGTCGAAGGGAACCCAGCAGGCGCTGCGCAATATCGACGCCCGCCTCGTGGCACTTTTCGGGCCACGGGCGAGTCTCAGCGTGGAGCGCCGTGACGGCCGCCACTTCACCTGTCTACGCTATCCTTGTGCGAGACTCACGCAGGAAGCCCGTGCGATATGA
- the argH gene encoding argininosuccinate lyase, whose protein sequence is MSTDKTNQSWGGRFSEPVDAFVARFTASVDFDKRLYRHDIMGSIAHATMLAQVGVLSEAERDAIIDGLKQIQGEIEAGTFDWRVDLEDVHMNIEARLTDRIGVTGKKLHTGRSRNDQVATDIRLWLRDEIDIILAEITRLQQGLLGLADAEADTIMPGFTHLQTAQPVTFGHHLLAWFEMLSRDHERLVDCRKRVNRMPLGSAALAGTTYPIQREVTCQLLGFDAVGGNSLDGVSDRDFAIEFCAAASLAMMHLSRFSEELVLWTSAQFQFIDLPDRFCTGSSIMPQKKNPDVPELVRGKSGRVFGALTGLLTLMKGQPLAYNKDNQEDKEPLFDAADTLRDSLRAFADMVPAIKPRREVMREAARRGFSTATDLADYLVRKGLPFRDCHEIVGHAVKYGVDTGKDLAEMSLDELRQFSDQIGDDVFAVLTLEGSVNARDHIGGTAPNQVRAAVQRGKALLAAR, encoded by the coding sequence ATGAGCACCGACAAGACCAACCAGTCCTGGGGTGGCCGCTTCAGCGAGCCCGTAGACGCCTTCGTCGCCCGTTTCACCGCATCCGTTGACTTCGACAAGCGCCTATACCGCCACGACATCATGGGGTCCATCGCCCATGCCACCATGCTGGCACAGGTCGGTGTCCTCAGCGAGGCGGAACGTGACGCCATCATCGATGGCCTGAAGCAGATCCAGGGTGAGATCGAAGCCGGCACCTTCGACTGGCGCGTGGACCTGGAAGACGTGCACATGAACATCGAGGCGCGCCTGACCGACCGCATCGGCGTCACCGGCAAGAAGCTCCACACCGGCCGCTCGCGCAACGACCAGGTGGCCACCGATATCCGCCTCTGGCTGCGGGACGAGATCGACATCATCCTCGCGGAGATCACCCGCCTGCAGCAGGGCCTGCTGGGCCTGGCGGACGCCGAGGCCGACACCATCATGCCCGGCTTCACCCACCTGCAGACCGCACAACCGGTGACGTTCGGCCACCACCTGCTGGCCTGGTTCGAAATGCTCAGCCGCGACCACGAGCGCCTGGTGGACTGCCGCAAGCGGGTCAACCGCATGCCGCTCGGCTCCGCCGCCCTGGCCGGCACCACCTACCCGATCCAGCGCGAGGTCACCTGCCAGCTGCTGGGCTTCGACGCTGTCGGCGGCAACTCCCTGGACGGCGTGTCCGACCGCGACTTCGCCATCGAATTCTGCGCCGCCGCCTCCCTGGCGATGATGCACCTGTCGCGCTTTTCCGAAGAGCTGGTGCTCTGGACCAGCGCCCAGTTCCAGTTCATCGACCTGCCCGACCGCTTCTGCACCGGCTCCTCGATCATGCCGCAGAAGAAGAACCCCGACGTGCCCGAGCTGGTTCGCGGCAAGTCCGGCCGGGTTTTTGGCGCCCTCACCGGCCTGCTGACCCTGATGAAAGGCCAGCCGCTGGCCTACAACAAGGACAACCAGGAGGACAAGGAACCGCTGTTCGACGCCGCCGACACCCTGCGCGATTCCCTGCGCGCCTTCGCCGACATGGTTCCGGCCATCAAGCCCAGGCGCGAGGTCATGCGTGAAGCCGCCCGCCGCGGTTTCTCCACCGCCACCGACCTGGCCGACTACCTGGTGCGCAAGGGCCTGCCCTTCCGTGATTGCCACGAGATCGTCGGCCACGCGGTGAAGTACGGCGTCGACACCGGCAAGGACCTGGCCGAGATGAGCCTGGACGAACTGCGCCAGTTCAGCGACCAGATCGGTGACGACGTCTTCGCCGTGCTGACCCTGGAAGGCTCGGTGAATGCCCGCGACCACATCGGCGGCACCGCGCCGAACCAGGTCCGCGCCGCCGTGCAACGTGGCAAGGCCCTGCTGGCCGCCCGCTGA
- a CDS encoding ATP-binding cassette domain-containing protein: MDRQPDWPGLPGQRISIVGCSGSGKTTLARALARLLDRPHIELDALFHQRDWQPLPRREFRRRVTEALAGERWIVEGSYGAVRPEVLARADTQIWLDPPRAEVMRNLLLRSFGRVLLRTRLWNGNRERLRNLLSLDPERSIILWGWTRFGVYRARFRAEHEDPELAGIRRIRLGSRREVRAFLRQLRQQAGDGRGTLPPSQPGTPP; this comes from the coding sequence ATGGATCGGCAACCTGACTGGCCGGGACTTCCCGGCCAGCGCATCTCCATCGTCGGTTGCTCCGGCTCCGGCAAGACCACCCTGGCGCGAGCGCTGGCCCGCCTCCTCGACCGCCCGCACATCGAGCTCGACGCCCTCTTCCACCAGCGCGACTGGCAGCCCCTGCCCCGGCGGGAATTCCGCCGCCGCGTCACCGAGGCCCTGGCCGGCGAGCGCTGGATAGTCGAAGGCAGCTACGGCGCCGTGCGCCCCGAGGTACTCGCCCGCGCCGACACCCAGATCTGGCTGGACCCGCCGCGTGCCGAGGTGATGCGCAACCTGCTGCTGCGCAGCTTCGGCCGGGTGCTGCTGCGCACACGACTCTGGAACGGCAACCGCGAGCGTCTGCGCAACCTCCTCAGCCTGGACCCCGAGCGCTCCATCATCCTCTGGGGCTGGACCCGCTTCGGCGTCTACCGCGCCCGCTTCCGTGCCGAGCACGAAGACCCGGAACTGGCGGGCATCCGACGCATACGCCTGGGCTCGCGCCGGGAAGTCCGGGCCTTCCTGCGTCAGCTGCGCCAGCAGGCCGGCGACGGACGTGGCACACTTCCGCCATCGCAACCGGGAACCCCACCATGA
- a CDS encoding TIGR02647 family protein, which yields MVFTPELIAEFELLALFNLDNTQEGIKVHNNANPKAQAAVTRLHEKGLVTQPDGGYLTSLGLDAAEHVQALRTILLPQPS from the coding sequence ATGGTCTTCACCCCCGAGTTGATCGCCGAATTCGAACTGCTGGCCCTGTTCAACCTGGACAACACCCAGGAAGGCATCAAGGTCCACAACAACGCCAATCCCAAGGCCCAGGCCGCCGTCACGCGGCTTCACGAGAAAGGCCTGGTCACCCAACCCGACGGCGGCTACCTCACCAGCCTCGGCCTCGATGCGGCCGAGCACGTACAAGCCCTGCGCACCATCCTCCTGCCCCAACCCAGCTGA
- a CDS encoding class I adenylate cyclase, translating to MTRTQEIRPDIDDGIDRKVLAQLRARFLKVNDGRLERAMLALSTRQQLVLRLLPLLFHVNHPLLPGYVSGTTPAGVATFEPDDEVLAEAQRLTRSFSYKARRGPQPTPIHGLFLMGSLGTIAQDEQSDLDIWVCHSPDLDVAATGELQKKCSALEAWAASQGAEAHFFLVDPARFTLGDREARLTSDDCGTTQHYLLLDEFYRTAIWLAGRTPLWWLVPTYEEGRYAEYARTLLSKRFIRAEDVLDLGNLAHIPPGEFIGASMWQLYKGIESPYKSVLKLLLTEVYAREHPRVACLSLRFKEAVYANRLDLDELDPYVVVYRRLEEYLRARNEPERLELIRRCLYLKVNKKLSRPPRNRSKSWQRLLLERLTAEWHWSPRQLAMLDSRSQWKVRQVLSERRALVNELTYSYRFLSQFARSEQTAGTLSSRDLGVLGRRLYAAFERKAGKVEFINPGIAPDIAEDTLTLVQCPSTEDGGETQWALFHGSLNAQEWRDFAPLKRSRELIALLAWCHRNGVIDASTRVSLHPGNSDLTENELSNLLASLQQAFPLPLGQVDENALLRPGVPTNTLLLVNVGVDPLRQHSQKNFHLITEHNDALGFSAVRENLVLTLDQVTLNSWNELLVQRYEGPDALLACLRDYLNALPANGPRPGLRVRCYCRNRAQAIGQRVEELFKDTQALLGTTGVPRFLLQVEQRFHILQLEPGQVNHASLPDLPALVEHLGRDVPDYSPLQLDRHALAEQDLSVILPVGRPGCIQVFYRQEGGSAEISLLDERNALWRQRLPFHDELSLLNPLHRFLQSLLYRRNALLPLEGTEAQASGEILYYEVVNQGRGLERRAAPAAAVSHPFYDVQAIVEPADAGMVHVTLYCNHREFSELEYGSGLFAAVARHILAQRRSPERYPCYITDLDLSQMPGRGQAQTVHYLRYKVELEDRLNRALREG from the coding sequence ATGACGCGTACCCAGGAAATCCGCCCGGACATCGACGACGGCATCGACCGCAAGGTCCTCGCCCAGCTTCGCGCACGCTTCCTCAAGGTGAACGACGGTCGCCTGGAGCGGGCCATGCTGGCGCTTTCCACCCGCCAGCAATTGGTGCTGCGGCTGCTGCCGCTGCTGTTCCACGTCAACCACCCCCTGCTGCCCGGCTATGTCTCCGGCACCACGCCCGCCGGCGTGGCGACCTTCGAGCCCGACGACGAAGTCCTGGCCGAAGCCCAGCGCCTCACCCGCTCGTTTTCCTACAAGGCCCGGCGGGGACCGCAACCCACGCCCATTCATGGCCTGTTCCTCATGGGCAGCCTGGGCACCATCGCCCAGGACGAGCAGAGCGACCTGGATATCTGGGTCTGCCACAGCCCGGACCTGGACGTCGCCGCCACCGGCGAACTGCAGAAGAAGTGCAGCGCCCTGGAAGCCTGGGCCGCCAGCCAGGGCGCCGAGGCGCACTTTTTCCTCGTCGACCCGGCCCGCTTCACCCTGGGCGACCGCGAAGCCCGGCTCACCTCCGACGACTGCGGCACCACCCAGCACTACCTGCTGCTGGACGAGTTCTACCGGACCGCCATCTGGCTCGCCGGCCGCACGCCGCTCTGGTGGCTGGTGCCGACCTATGAAGAGGGCCGCTACGCCGAATACGCCCGCACCCTGCTGTCCAAGCGCTTCATCCGTGCCGAGGACGTGCTGGACCTGGGCAACCTGGCCCATATCCCCCCCGGGGAATTCATCGGCGCCAGCATGTGGCAGCTCTACAAGGGCATCGAATCCCCCTACAAGTCCGTGCTCAAGCTGCTGCTCACCGAGGTCTATGCCCGCGAGCACCCCCGGGTGGCCTGCCTTTCCCTGCGCTTCAAGGAAGCGGTCTACGCCAATCGCCTGGACCTGGACGAGCTGGACCCCTACGTGGTGGTCTATCGCCGCCTGGAAGAATACCTGCGGGCACGCAATGAACCGGAGCGCCTGGAACTGATCCGCCGCTGCCTCTACCTCAAGGTGAACAAGAAGCTCAGCCGCCCTCCGCGCAACCGCAGCAAGAGCTGGCAGCGCCTGCTGCTGGAGCGCCTCACCGCCGAATGGCACTGGTCGCCCCGCCAGCTGGCGATGCTCGACAGCCGCAGCCAGTGGAAGGTGCGCCAGGTGCTCAGCGAACGGCGCGCCCTGGTCAACGAACTGACCTACAGCTACCGCTTCCTGTCCCAGTTCGCCCGCAGCGAACAGACCGCCGGCACCTTGAGCAGCCGCGACCTTGGGGTGCTGGGCCGACGCCTCTACGCCGCCTTCGAGCGCAAGGCGGGCAAGGTGGAATTCATCAACCCCGGGATCGCCCCGGACATCGCAGAAGACACCCTGACCCTGGTGCAATGCCCCAGCACGGAAGACGGCGGCGAAACCCAGTGGGCACTTTTCCACGGCAGCCTGAATGCCCAGGAGTGGCGCGATTTCGCGCCCCTCAAGCGCAGTCGGGAACTGATCGCCCTGCTCGCCTGGTGCCACCGCAACGGCGTGATCGACGCCAGCACCCGGGTTTCCCTGCACCCGGGTAACAGCGACCTGACGGAAAACGAACTGAGCAACCTGCTGGCCAGCCTGCAACAGGCCTTTCCCCTGCCCCTGGGCCAGGTGGATGAAAACGCCCTGCTCCGCCCTGGCGTCCCCACCAACACCCTGCTGCTGGTGAACGTCGGCGTCGACCCGCTTCGCCAGCACAGCCAGAAGAACTTCCACCTGATCACCGAACACAACGACGCCCTGGGCTTTTCCGCAGTGCGGGAGAATCTGGTGCTGACCCTGGACCAGGTCACGCTGAACAGCTGGAACGAACTGCTGGTGCAGCGCTACGAGGGCCCGGACGCCCTGCTCGCCTGCCTGCGCGACTACCTGAATGCCCTGCCCGCCAACGGCCCGCGACCGGGCTTGCGCGTGCGCTGTTACTGTCGCAATCGCGCCCAGGCCATCGGGCAGCGGGTGGAAGAGCTATTCAAGGACACCCAGGCCCTCCTGGGCACCACCGGCGTCCCGCGCTTCCTGCTCCAGGTGGAGCAGCGCTTCCACATCCTGCAACTGGAGCCGGGCCAGGTGAACCATGCCAGCCTGCCGGACCTGCCGGCGCTGGTGGAGCACCTGGGGCGCGACGTGCCGGACTACAGCCCCTTGCAACTGGACCGCCATGCCCTGGCCGAGCAGGACCTGTCGGTGATCCTCCCGGTCGGGCGCCCGGGCTGCATCCAGGTGTTCTACCGACAGGAGGGCGGCAGCGCCGAGATCAGCCTGCTGGACGAGCGCAACGCCCTTTGGCGCCAACGCCTGCCGTTCCATGACGAACTGAGCCTGCTCAACCCGCTGCACCGTTTCCTGCAGTCACTGCTCTATCGGCGCAACGCGTTGCTGCCCCTGGAAGGCACCGAGGCACAAGCCTCGGGGGAAATCCTCTACTACGAGGTGGTCAACCAGGGTCGCGGACTGGAACGTCGCGCCGCACCGGCGGCAGCGGTGAGCCATCCCTTCTACGATGTGCAGGCCATCGTCGAGCCCGCCGACGCCGGCATGGTCCACGTGACCCTCTACTGCAACCACCGGGAATTCTCCGAGCTGGAGTACGGCAGTGGCCTGTTCGCCGCCGTGGCCCGGCATATCCTCGCCCAGCGCCGCTCACCCGAACGCTATCCCTGCTACATCACCGACCTCGACCTGTCCCAGATGCCCGGGCGCGGCCAGGCGCAGACGGTCCATTACCTGCGCTACAAGGTGGAACTGGAAGATCGGCTCAATCGGGCGCTGCGGGAAGGCTGA
- the rnk gene encoding nucleoside diphosphate kinase regulator produces the protein MNTHPPITITRLDLQRLERMLDSLEEFGPAAEALERELSRAQVVGHEEVPAGVVTMNSRVHCREESSGKDYHLTLVYPEEAGGEGKVSILAPVGSALLGLTVGQHIDWPVPGGKTLKLTLLEIEYQPEAAGEYAR, from the coding sequence ATGAACACCCATCCGCCCATCACCATCACCCGTCTCGACCTGCAACGCCTGGAGCGCATGCTCGACAGCCTGGAGGAGTTCGGCCCGGCCGCCGAGGCGCTGGAGCGCGAGCTGTCCCGCGCCCAGGTGGTAGGCCATGAGGAAGTTCCCGCTGGCGTCGTCACCATGAACTCCCGGGTCCATTGCCGCGAGGAAAGCAGCGGCAAGGACTATCACCTGACCCTGGTCTACCCCGAAGAAGCCGGGGGCGAGGGCAAGGTTTCCATCCTCGCGCCCGTGGGCAGCGCACTGCTGGGTCTGACCGTCGGTCAGCACATCGACTGGCCGGTACCGGGTGGCAAGACGCTCAAGCTGACCCTGCTGGAGATCGAGTACCAGCCCGAAGCGGCGGGTGAATACGCGCGCTGA
- a CDS encoding DUF1289 domain-containing protein, producing MSSTSSDRAPPARHPSPCVRRCCLNDADVCVGCGRTLAEICEWGEASDVRRREICAAAEARRQSRAG from the coding sequence TTGAGTTCGACGAGCTCTGACCGGGCGCCCCCGGCGCGCCATCCGTCGCCCTGCGTCCGACGCTGCTGCCTGAACGACGCCGATGTCTGCGTAGGCTGTGGTCGGACACTGGCGGAAATCTGCGAGTGGGGCGAGGCCAGCGACGTCCGACGTCGCGAAATCTGTGCTGCGGCCGAGGCCCGGCGCCAGTCGCGCGCCGGCTGA
- the cyaY gene encoding iron donor protein CyaY, with protein MTLSEAQFHDLVDAAQELVEDAFDDSDLDLDLENSGGVLTVRFENGSQVILSRQEPLRQLWVAARSGGFHFDYDADSGRWICDSSGEPLGELLGRVTREQAGEDLEFDEL; from the coding sequence ATGACTTTGAGCGAAGCCCAATTCCACGACCTGGTCGATGCCGCCCAGGAACTTGTGGAGGACGCTTTCGACGACAGCGACCTGGACCTGGACCTGGAAAACAGCGGAGGCGTGCTGACCGTGCGCTTCGAAAATGGCAGCCAGGTGATCCTCAGTCGCCAGGAGCCTCTGCGCCAGCTCTGGGTGGCCGCCCGCTCCGGGGGATTCCACTTCGACTACGACGCAGACAGTGGCCGCTGGATCTGCGACAGCAGCGGCGAGCCCCTTGGCGAGCTGCTGGGCCGTGTGACCCGCGAGCAGGCGGGCGAAGACCTTGAGTTCGACGAGCTCTGA
- a CDS encoding AraC family transcriptional regulator: MDTSASLAGSVSVTCLQGLVEYLEQVGVAPVELLRPVQLTPAILTQRDQRIAASAYLEMLAQGARLSGDPHLGLHLGEAVRPGYYGVLGYLLMSCATLADALHRQARYAALVGDLGRVTLADEPPRAGLEPQVAHGWEPRLPQQRALLAEETLAGWVTFGRWITGLDIPPTEVRFQHPAPADIAEYQRIFRCPVRFGQSDNALVFPRRLLGTPLGQADAAVRALFDDYAERLLVRLRQGHNVLDRARERLAAQLAADGPDLERLAGDLALSPRTLQRRLREAGLSFSQLVDETRQQLVLHHLRDPNLDLTDIAFLVGFSEPGSLARAFRRWTGQTLGEYRRAPHSMP, encoded by the coding sequence ATGGACACCAGCGCATCCCTCGCCGGCTCGGTTTCGGTGACCTGTCTGCAGGGCCTGGTGGAGTACCTGGAACAGGTCGGCGTGGCCCCTGTCGAGTTGCTCCGCCCTGTCCAGCTGACCCCGGCCATCCTGACCCAGCGGGACCAGCGCATCGCCGCCAGCGCCTACCTTGAAATGCTTGCCCAGGGGGCCCGGCTGTCCGGCGACCCGCACCTGGGCCTGCACCTTGGGGAGGCGGTGCGCCCCGGCTACTACGGTGTGCTCGGCTACCTGCTGATGAGTTGCGCCACCCTCGCCGATGCCCTTCATCGCCAGGCCCGTTACGCCGCGCTGGTCGGCGACCTGGGGCGGGTAACCCTGGCGGATGAGCCGCCCCGCGCGGGGTTGGAGCCCCAGGTCGCCCATGGCTGGGAGCCGCGGCTGCCGCAACAGCGCGCGTTGCTGGCGGAGGAGACTCTCGCGGGCTGGGTGACCTTCGGGCGTTGGATCACCGGACTGGACATTCCACCCACCGAGGTGCGTTTCCAGCATCCGGCGCCGGCGGATATCGCGGAGTACCAGCGGATCTTCCGTTGCCCGGTGCGCTTCGGCCAGAGCGACAATGCCCTGGTCTTTCCCCGGCGCCTGCTGGGCACGCCCCTGGGCCAGGCCGACGCGGCCGTCCGCGCGCTGTTCGACGACTACGCCGAGCGCCTGCTGGTCCGCTTGCGCCAGGGGCACAACGTGCTGGATCGCGCCCGGGAGCGGTTGGCGGCCCAGCTTGCGGCCGACGGCCCGGACCTGGAGCGCCTGGCCGGCGACCTCGCCCTCAGCCCTCGCACCTTGCAGCGCCGGCTGCGGGAAGCCGGGTTATCCTTCAGCCAGTTGGTGGACGAGACCCGCCAGCAACTGGTGCTGCATCACCTGCGCGACCCGAATCTGGACCTGACCGATATCGCCTTCCTGGTGGGGTTCAGCGAGCCCGGTTCGCTGGCGCGGGCTTTCCGCCGCTGGACCGGACAGACCCTGGGCGAGTACCGTCGCGCCCCACATTCCATGCCCTGA